In one window of Desulfovibrio sp. DNA:
- a CDS encoding XrtA-associated tyrosine autokinase has protein sequence TMVVINAPLSPMAEEYRKLKESVVKMTKRDRFDNLIAVTSATVGEGKSMTAVNLAACLAGEFDHTVLLIDADLRRPTVHKYLQLGSRKGLSDCLREGLDVGELLVKTDIGKLSVLPAGTPVANPVELFSSEIMRNLFREMKTRYSDRYIIIDTPPVLPFAETRSIARLADGVLLVVKEGQPSLGQIEEALDVLDTKVLGIVYNGAQQQHRNSYYYYSE, from the coding sequence AAACCATGGTCGTGATCAACGCGCCCCTGTCGCCCATGGCCGAAGAGTACCGCAAGCTCAAGGAATCCGTGGTCAAGATGACCAAGCGGGATCGTTTCGACAACCTTATCGCCGTGACCAGCGCCACCGTGGGCGAGGGCAAGAGCATGACCGCCGTGAATCTGGCCGCCTGCCTGGCCGGGGAATTCGATCACACCGTGCTGCTCATTGATGCGGATCTGCGCCGTCCCACCGTGCACAAGTACCTGCAGCTGGGTTCGCGCAAGGGGCTCTCCGATTGCCTGCGCGAAGGCCTGGACGTGGGCGAACTGCTGGTCAAGACGGACATCGGCAAGCTTTCCGTCCTGCCTGCGGGCACCCCCGTGGCCAATCCGGTGGAGCTCTTCTCGTCGGAAATCATGCGCAACTTGTTTCGGGAAATGAAGACCCGTTACTCGGATCGCTACATCATCATCGACACCCCGCCCGTGCTCCCCTTTGCCGAGACCCGCTCCATCGCGCGCCTGGCCGACGGGGTGCTACTGGTGGTCAAGGAAGGGCAGCCGAGCCTGGGCCAGATCGAGGAAGCCCTGGACGTCCTGGACACCAAGGTCCTGGGCATCGTCTACAACGGCGCCCAGCAGCAGCATCGAAACTCCTACTACTATTACTCGGAATAA